A genome region from Rhodanobacter thiooxydans includes the following:
- a CDS encoding sugar ABC transporter substrate-binding protein, with amino-acid sequence MKPGARAPRSWRGLWLAAIAAGGVLLGSCAPAPPGTQLTFWTIGREGEAIIKLLPAFERAHPGIQVKVQQLPMTAAHQKLLTAFAGGSTPDLSQLGNTWLPELAALDALEPLQARVDHSTVIQPHDYFASIWATNVIDGTLYGVPWYVDTRLLFYRKDLLEAAGFDAPPRSWAEWRRQLAALSDPARHRYGILLPTNEYEQLMSLALQQSEPLLRDGDRYGNFESAGFKRALSFYVDTFRLKQAPPISNVEAGNPWTEFGRGVYAFYLSGPWNIGEFRSRLPASQQGDWATAPLPGPDGAGIGAAGGSSLVIFRTSKHKDAAWQLIEYLSQPAVQQRFYELLGDLPPRRSSWQGAALREDPKLRAFREQLEHVKPTPPVPEWERIVNEMQLVAAEAVAGRLTIDQAAAEIDRRTDAILAKRRWVLDHARGRAR; translated from the coding sequence ATGAAGCCGGGCGCGCGAGCGCCACGGTCATGGCGCGGCCTGTGGCTGGCCGCGATCGCCGCGGGCGGCGTCCTGCTGGGCAGCTGCGCACCGGCGCCGCCGGGAACGCAGCTCACCTTCTGGACGATCGGCCGCGAGGGCGAGGCGATCATCAAGCTGCTGCCGGCGTTCGAGCGCGCGCACCCGGGCATCCAGGTGAAGGTGCAGCAGCTGCCGATGACCGCGGCGCACCAGAAACTGCTCACCGCGTTCGCCGGCGGTTCCACGCCAGACCTGAGCCAGCTCGGCAACACCTGGCTGCCCGAGCTGGCCGCGCTCGACGCACTGGAACCGCTGCAGGCACGGGTGGACCACTCGACCGTGATCCAGCCACACGACTACTTCGCCAGCATCTGGGCCACCAACGTGATCGACGGCACGTTGTACGGCGTGCCGTGGTACGTCGACACGCGACTGCTGTTCTATCGCAAGGATCTGCTCGAGGCCGCCGGCTTCGACGCGCCGCCGCGCAGCTGGGCCGAGTGGCGGCGCCAGCTCGCCGCGCTGAGCGACCCGGCGCGGCATCGCTACGGCATCCTGCTGCCGACCAACGAGTACGAGCAGCTGATGTCGCTGGCGCTGCAGCAGAGCGAACCGCTGCTGCGCGACGGCGACCGCTACGGCAACTTCGAGAGCGCCGGCTTCAAGCGCGCGCTCTCCTTCTACGTCGACACGTTCCGGCTGAAGCAGGCGCCGCCGATCAGCAACGTCGAGGCCGGCAACCCGTGGACGGAATTCGGCCGCGGCGTGTACGCGTTCTACCTGTCCGGGCCGTGGAACATCGGCGAGTTCCGCTCGCGCCTGCCCGCATCGCAGCAGGGCGACTGGGCCACCGCGCCGCTGCCCGGTCCCGACGGCGCCGGCATCGGCGCGGCCGGCGGCTCCAGCCTGGTGATCTTCCGCACGTCGAAGCACAAGGACGCCGCCTGGCAGCTGATCGAGTACCTGTCGCAGCCGGCGGTGCAGCAACGCTTCTACGAACTGCTCGGCGACCTGCCGCCGCGGCGCAGTTCGTGGCAGGGCGCAGCGCTGCGCGAGGATCCGAAGCTGCGCGCATTCCGCGAGCAGCTGGAACACGTGAAGCCGACCCCGCCGGTGCCGGAGTGGGAGCGCATCGTCAACGAGATGCAGCTGGTCGCCGCCGAGGCGGTCGCCGGCCGGCTGACGATCGACCAGGCCGCCGCCGAGATCGACCGGCGCACCGACGCCATCCTGGCCAAGCGCCGCTGGGTGCTCGACCACGCACGCGGGCGAGCGCGATGA
- a CDS encoding glucoamylase family protein — protein sequence MSRSFRILRAIALTALLAFGAGWQTPATARQPNLGYADLPARQQALVDDLQRRSFDWFWQSGNPQNGLLPDSWPGQSFSSIAAVGFGLTAYGIGVERHYITRQQAVERTLATLRFFADAPQNGSEDDASGYHGFFYHFLDMHSGKRFARWTELSSVDTTLLLGGVLFAQSYYDRDTPQEAEIRQLADTIYRRVDWPWMQPRKPLISMGWTPGGQFIPSDWKGYNEGMLVYLLALGSPTHPVGPEAWTAWLSTNHLTWGSFQGQTFLNFAPMFGHQYSQSWVDFRGIRDAWSREHGLDYFENSRRATYAQRSYAIANPGHWTGYGANVWGLTASNGPGGLVVKSAEGERTFHGYTARGVGLDDISDDGTIAPTAAAGSIAFAPELVIPALATMQQRYGKYIYNQYGFVDAFNLSFHTPTTLRTGKLVPGVGWVDTLQLGIDQGPIVLMIENWRNGFVWKVMKKNPYIRKGLERAGFEGGWLGAGAAEK from the coding sequence ATGTCCAGATCCTTCCGTATCCTGCGCGCGATTGCCCTTACCGCCCTGCTGGCATTCGGCGCCGGCTGGCAGACACCCGCCACCGCGCGGCAACCAAACCTCGGCTACGCCGACCTGCCGGCCCGGCAACAGGCGCTGGTCGACGATCTCCAGCGGCGCAGCTTCGACTGGTTCTGGCAGAGCGGCAACCCGCAGAACGGGCTGCTGCCCGACTCCTGGCCGGGTCAGTCGTTCTCCTCGATCGCCGCGGTGGGCTTCGGGCTGACCGCCTACGGCATCGGCGTGGAGCGCCACTACATCACGCGCCAGCAGGCGGTCGAACGCACTCTGGCCACGCTGCGCTTCTTCGCCGATGCGCCGCAGAACGGCAGCGAGGACGACGCCAGCGGCTACCACGGTTTCTTCTACCACTTCCTCGACATGCACAGCGGCAAGCGCTTCGCGCGCTGGACCGAGCTGTCCAGCGTGGATACCACCCTGCTGCTCGGCGGTGTGCTGTTCGCGCAGTCGTACTACGACCGCGACACGCCGCAGGAAGCCGAGATCCGCCAGCTCGCCGACACCATCTACCGCCGCGTCGACTGGCCGTGGATGCAGCCGCGCAAGCCGCTGATCAGCATGGGCTGGACCCCGGGCGGCCAGTTCATCCCGTCCGACTGGAAGGGCTACAACGAGGGCATGCTGGTCTACCTCCTCGCGCTCGGCTCGCCGACCCACCCGGTCGGGCCGGAGGCGTGGACGGCGTGGCTGTCCACCAACCACCTGACCTGGGGCAGTTTCCAGGGCCAGACCTTCCTGAACTTCGCGCCGATGTTCGGTCACCAGTACAGCCAGAGCTGGGTCGACTTCCGCGGCATCCGCGACGCCTGGAGCCGCGAGCATGGCCTGGACTACTTCGAGAACAGCCGCCGCGCCACCTACGCGCAGCGCAGCTACGCGATCGCCAACCCGGGCCACTGGACCGGCTACGGCGCCAACGTATGGGGCCTCACCGCCAGCAACGGGCCCGGCGGCCTGGTCGTGAAGAGCGCCGAGGGCGAGCGCACGTTCCATGGCTATACCGCACGCGGCGTCGGACTCGACGACATTTCCGACGATGGCACCATCGCGCCGACCGCGGCGGCCGGTTCGATCGCGTTCGCACCGGAGCTCGTGATCCCCGCGCTGGCGACCATGCAGCAGCGCTACGGCAAGTACATCTACAACCAGTACGGCTTCGTCGACGCCTTCAACCTCAGCTTCCACACGCCCACCACGCTGCGCACCGGCAAACTGGTGCCCGGCGTGGGCTGGGTCGATACCCTGCAGCTGGGCATCGACCAGGGCCCGATCGTGCTGATGATCGAGAACTGGCGCAACGGCTTCGTATGGAAGGTCATGAAGAAAAATCCGTACATCCGCAAGGGGCTCGAGCGCGCCGGCTTCGAGGGCGGCTGGCTCGGCGCGGGGGCGGCGGAAAAATGA
- a CDS encoding tryptophan halogenase family protein: MTDPRIRNIVIVGGGTAGWMAAAAFAKVLDTGCSIRLVESEEIGTVGVGEGTVPHLKLFNNLLGIDDVEFVRNTQGTFKLGVQFNDWGRLGDSYVHGFGTIGHDVGLLPFHQYWIKARQAGKADEIGAYSLNTVAAPRGRFMPSASDAPPGSPLANVAYAYHFDAGRYARFLRGYAEQRGVRRTEGKVAQTVLRADDGFVEAIVLENGERIEGELFIDCSGFRGLLIEQALHTGYLDFSHWLPCDRALAVACEKVGPPTPYTRASARPAGWQWRIPLQHRTGNGYVYSSAHISDDEAAATLLGHLDGVPMGEPRLLRFTTGVRRQAWNRNVVALGLAGGFLEPLESTSIYMIQSGIARLLNLLPRRDFSPLLIERYNAQSRFEYEHIRDFLILHYHATERDDTPFWNQCRTMSIPPQLADNIRLFRDSGRFFRDGEEMFATPSWVQVMLGQRIAPQSYHPLVDQMPDAELAGFMASVSHVVASCVEVMPAHQAFIDRCCTAPAMVA, encoded by the coding sequence ATGACCGACCCGCGCATCAGGAACATCGTCATCGTCGGCGGCGGCACCGCCGGCTGGATGGCCGCCGCCGCTTTCGCCAAGGTGCTCGACACCGGCTGCTCGATCCGCCTGGTGGAGTCGGAGGAGATCGGCACGGTCGGCGTGGGCGAGGGCACCGTGCCGCACCTCAAGCTGTTCAACAACCTGCTCGGCATCGACGACGTCGAGTTCGTGCGCAACACCCAGGGCACGTTCAAGCTCGGCGTGCAGTTCAACGACTGGGGCCGGCTCGGCGACAGCTACGTGCACGGCTTCGGCACGATCGGCCACGACGTCGGCCTGCTGCCGTTCCACCAGTACTGGATCAAGGCGCGCCAGGCGGGCAAGGCGGACGAGATCGGCGCGTATTCGCTGAACACGGTGGCCGCGCCGCGCGGCCGCTTCATGCCGTCGGCCAGCGACGCGCCGCCGGGCTCGCCGCTGGCCAACGTCGCCTACGCCTACCACTTCGACGCCGGTCGCTACGCGCGCTTCCTGCGCGGCTACGCCGAGCAGCGCGGCGTGCGCCGCACCGAAGGCAAGGTGGCGCAGACCGTGCTGCGGGCAGACGACGGCTTCGTCGAGGCGATCGTGCTGGAAAACGGCGAGCGCATCGAGGGCGAGCTGTTCATCGACTGCTCCGGCTTCCGCGGCCTGCTGATCGAGCAGGCGCTGCACACCGGCTACCTCGATTTCAGCCACTGGCTGCCGTGCGACCGCGCGCTGGCGGTGGCCTGCGAGAAGGTCGGCCCGCCGACGCCGTACACCCGCGCGTCGGCACGACCGGCGGGCTGGCAGTGGCGCATCCCGCTGCAGCACCGCACCGGCAACGGCTACGTGTATTCCAGCGCCCACATCAGCGACGACGAGGCCGCCGCCACCCTGCTCGGCCACCTCGACGGCGTGCCGATGGGCGAGCCGCGGCTGCTGCGCTTCACCACCGGCGTGCGCCGGCAGGCCTGGAACCGCAACGTGGTTGCGCTGGGCCTGGCCGGCGGTTTCCTGGAGCCGCTGGAATCGACCAGCATCTACATGATCCAGTCCGGCATCGCGCGCCTGCTCAACCTGCTGCCGCGGCGCGACTTCAGCCCGCTGCTGATCGAACGCTACAACGCGCAGTCGCGCTTCGAGTATGAGCACATCCGCGATTTCCTGATCCTGCACTACCACGCCACCGAACGCGACGACACGCCGTTCTGGAACCAGTGCCGCACGATGTCGATCCCCCCGCAGCTGGCGGACAACATCCGCTTGTTCCGCGACAGCGGCCGCTTCTTCCGCGACGGCGAGGAGATGTTCGCGACCCCGAGCTGGGTGCAGGTGATGCTGGGCCAGCGCATCGCGCCGCAGAGCTACCACCCGCTGGTCGACCAGATGCCTGACGCGGAGCTGGCCGGGTTCATGGCCAGCGTCAGCCACGTGGTCGCCAGCTGCGTCGAGGTGATGCCGGCGCACCAGGCCTTCATCGATCGCTGCTGCACGGCGCCGGCCATGGTCGCCTGA
- a CDS encoding TonB-dependent receptor, which produces MNTPKQLRKKLLASLINATVIAVASAPMVSWAQTSDANLRGKAAASATITARNVATGTTRRTTAGADGGYTLVGLPPGTYQVDAGAGTARTVTLTVASTATLDLTAAAPGASAANATTLSGVTVSAATLTEVKTSEVGATISLQQINTIPQASRNFLEFADTVPGMVFSLDSAGHTSLRGGAQNNSSVNVYIDGVGQKSYVKEGGVSGQFASQGNPFPQLAIGEYKVITSNYKAEYDQISSAAVTADTKSGTNEFHGEVFGTYTRDSLRARTPSENDAGRKTSSHEKEYGFAIGGPIIQDQMHFFFTYEAKKFDTPITVTPGVTNTAAFLPAGASAQLGPADLPFNEDLYFGKIDWEPTDRDRFELSAQLRKEGQYDNIGNQSAASAGIDVINRDTRFAARWQHSGDAYFNELLFTHENAYNNPTPLRFADGAAYTWAPQQDATILITGSANALATQKKGQKGPAIQDDLTFNDFQWHGDHVIKLGVKYKKVDLNAQDAGNSNPQFTYNVDPTGTAATPYKVFFPNPVPGLSPVAKSSDKQFGTYIQDDWAVNDKLTLNLGVRWDYEKNPSYLNYVTPANVIAAFNSPNPDPSAPAGQTYAQALALGGVNINDYISTGHNRKAYKGEIQPRLGFSYDLDADQQHVIFGGAGRAYDRDLYDYLQLEQTKSALPQLTVYFQDPATGLCHNNSSPCFAWDPKYQNNLAALQALVASSNTGQEVDAINNHLKAPYSDQFSLGMRNRIGDWNTSAAITRILSHDGFAFTLGNRYPDGAFFKNGSQPWGNGVPGFGGLIIGNNGIATRTTQLLLSADKPYTKETGWGATFAYTYTRAKQNRDINEHYSFDEATIQQYPFVVSNAAAKHRFVATGVVDIPWGITLSAKLTLATPIPYNDIACYGVTYPNGSGCTPMAATPRGNGKFLVGGKAFGYRDIDFQATKDFDLGHGIKLYGRFDVLNVFNFRNYTDILVNWGSGGVANPNPAMYNPTGNITFVPRTLKLTVGMKF; this is translated from the coding sequence ATGAACACACCAAAGCAACTCAGAAAGAAGCTGCTCGCAAGCCTGATCAACGCCACGGTAATCGCGGTGGCCAGTGCACCGATGGTCTCGTGGGCGCAGACTTCCGACGCCAACCTGCGCGGCAAGGCCGCGGCCAGCGCCACGATCACCGCGCGCAACGTCGCTACCGGCACCACCCGGCGCACCACCGCCGGCGCGGACGGCGGCTACACGCTGGTCGGCCTGCCGCCTGGCACCTACCAGGTGGACGCCGGGGCGGGCACCGCACGCACGGTCACCCTCACGGTCGCCTCGACCGCCACGCTGGACCTGACCGCGGCGGCGCCGGGCGCGTCGGCCGCGAATGCGACCACGCTTTCCGGCGTCACGGTCAGCGCGGCCACCCTGACGGAAGTGAAGACCTCCGAAGTCGGCGCGACGATCTCGCTGCAGCAGATCAACACCATCCCGCAGGCCTCGCGCAACTTCCTGGAGTTCGCCGACACCGTGCCCGGCATGGTGTTCAGCCTCGACTCCGCGGGCCATACCTCGCTGCGTGGCGGCGCGCAGAACAACAGCTCGGTCAACGTCTACATCGACGGCGTGGGCCAGAAGAGCTACGTCAAGGAAGGCGGCGTCAGCGGCCAGTTCGCCAGTCAGGGCAACCCGTTCCCGCAGCTGGCGATCGGCGAGTACAAGGTGATCACCTCGAACTACAAGGCCGAGTACGACCAGATCTCCAGCGCCGCGGTCACCGCCGACACCAAGTCCGGCACCAACGAGTTCCACGGCGAGGTGTTCGGCACCTACACCAGGGACTCGCTGCGCGCGCGCACTCCTTCGGAGAACGATGCGGGCAGGAAGACCTCGTCGCACGAGAAGGAATACGGCTTCGCCATCGGCGGCCCGATCATCCAGGACCAGATGCATTTCTTCTTCACCTACGAGGCGAAGAAGTTCGACACGCCGATCACGGTGACCCCGGGCGTCACCAACACGGCCGCGTTCCTGCCGGCCGGCGCCTCCGCGCAGCTGGGCCCGGCCGACCTGCCGTTCAACGAGGATCTTTATTTCGGCAAGATCGACTGGGAGCCGACCGACCGCGACCGCTTCGAGCTGAGCGCGCAGCTGCGCAAGGAAGGCCAGTACGACAACATCGGCAACCAGAGCGCCGCATCCGCCGGCATCGACGTGATCAACCGCGACACGCGCTTCGCGGCGCGCTGGCAGCACAGCGGCGATGCGTACTTCAACGAGCTCCTGTTCACCCACGAGAACGCCTACAACAACCCGACCCCGCTGCGCTTCGCCGACGGCGCGGCCTACACCTGGGCGCCGCAGCAGGACGCCACCATCCTGATCACCGGCTCGGCCAACGCGCTGGCGACGCAGAAGAAGGGCCAGAAGGGTCCCGCGATCCAGGACGACCTGACCTTCAACGACTTCCAGTGGCATGGCGACCACGTCATCAAGCTGGGCGTGAAGTACAAGAAGGTGGACCTGAACGCGCAGGACGCCGGCAACAGCAACCCGCAGTTCACCTACAACGTGGATCCGACCGGCACCGCGGCGACACCGTACAAGGTGTTCTTCCCGAACCCGGTACCCGGCCTGAGCCCGGTGGCCAAATCGAGCGACAAGCAGTTCGGCACCTATATCCAGGACGACTGGGCGGTCAACGACAAGCTCACGCTGAACCTCGGCGTGCGCTGGGACTACGAGAAGAACCCGTCCTACCTCAACTACGTCACGCCGGCCAACGTGATCGCCGCCTTCAACAGCCCGAACCCCGATCCGAGCGCACCGGCCGGGCAGACCTATGCCCAGGCCCTTGCGCTGGGTGGCGTGAACATCAACGACTACATCAGCACCGGCCACAACCGCAAGGCGTACAAGGGCGAGATCCAGCCGCGGCTGGGCTTCTCCTACGACCTCGACGCCGACCAGCAGCACGTGATCTTCGGCGGCGCCGGCCGCGCCTACGACCGCGACCTGTACGACTACCTGCAGCTGGAGCAGACCAAGTCCGCGTTACCGCAGCTCACCGTGTACTTCCAGGACCCGGCCACCGGGCTCTGCCACAACAACAGTTCGCCCTGCTTCGCCTGGGATCCGAAGTACCAGAACAACCTTGCCGCGCTGCAGGCGCTGGTTGCCTCCAGCAACACCGGGCAGGAAGTGGATGCGATCAACAACCACCTGAAGGCGCCGTATTCCGACCAGTTCAGCCTCGGCATGCGCAACCGGATCGGCGACTGGAACACCAGCGCCGCGATCACGCGCATCCTCAGCCACGACGGCTTTGCCTTCACCCTGGGCAACCGCTACCCGGACGGCGCGTTCTTCAAGAACGGCAGCCAGCCCTGGGGCAACGGCGTACCGGGTTTCGGGGGCCTGATCATCGGCAACAACGGCATCGCGACGCGCACCACCCAGCTGCTGCTGTCGGCCGACAAGCCGTACACGAAGGAAACCGGCTGGGGCGCCACCTTCGCCTACACCTACACGCGGGCGAAGCAGAACCGCGACATCAACGAACACTACTCGTTCGACGAGGCGACCATCCAGCAGTACCCGTTCGTCGTTTCCAACGCCGCCGCCAAGCACCGCTTCGTCGCCACCGGCGTGGTCGATATTCCGTGGGGCATCACCCTGTCGGCCAAGCTGACCCTGGCCACGCCGATCCCGTACAACGACATCGCCTGCTACGGCGTGACCTATCCCAACGGCAGCGGCTGCACGCCGATGGCGGCCACGCCGCGGGGCAACGGCAAGTTCCTGGTCGGCGGCAAGGCGTTCGGCTATCGCGACATCGACTTCCAGGCGACCAAGGATTTCGACCTCGGCCACGGCATCAAGCTGTACGGCCGCTTCGACGTGCTGAACGTGTTCAACTTCAGGAACTACACGGACATCTTGGTCAACTGGGGCTCCGGCGGCGTAGCAAACCCGAACCCCGCGATGTACAACCCGACCGGCAACATCACCTTCGTGCCGCGCACGCTGAAGCTCACGGTCGGCATGAAGTTCTGA
- a CDS encoding LacI family DNA-binding transcriptional regulator has translation MSAATIKDVAREAKVSVASVSRALNGGGGVTAETSQRIHEAAERLHYVPHAAARMLITRRTNTVGALLPDLHGEFFSELIRGIDLAARARGLHLLVSSSHDGAEDAATALRAMQGRVDGLLILSNHVDAAFLRSNLPTGLPAVLLNSAVKSPSYGVLNIDNYGGAYAMVQHLLDAGHAGVTFIAGPADNFDAQQRELGYRAAMAKHAPHAAPDVLPGDFSEEAGYRAGRQLLARTPRPHAVFAANDMMAVGCLSAFKEAGVDVPRDTALAGFDDIPIARYVTPSLCTVRVRIADLGRSALEQLAAQLEDPRHATPSSHTLACEIVTRASCGGGRPAASQDAS, from the coding sequence ATGTCGGCAGCCACTATCAAAGATGTAGCGCGCGAGGCCAAGGTTTCCGTGGCCTCGGTGTCGCGTGCACTGAATGGGGGCGGCGGAGTGACTGCCGAGACCAGCCAGCGCATCCATGAAGCCGCGGAGCGTCTGCACTACGTGCCGCATGCCGCGGCGCGCATGCTGATCACCCGCCGCACCAACACGGTCGGCGCGCTGCTGCCGGACCTGCATGGCGAGTTCTTTTCCGAGCTGATCCGCGGCATCGACCTGGCCGCCCGGGCGCGCGGCCTGCACCTGCTGGTGTCCAGCTCTCACGATGGGGCCGAGGACGCCGCTACCGCGTTGCGCGCCATGCAGGGCCGCGTCGATGGCCTGCTGATCCTGTCCAACCACGTCGACGCCGCCTTCCTGCGCAGCAACCTGCCCACCGGCTTGCCGGCCGTGCTGCTCAACAGTGCCGTGAAGAGCCCGTCGTACGGCGTGCTCAACATCGACAACTACGGCGGTGCCTACGCGATGGTGCAGCACCTGCTCGACGCCGGCCACGCCGGGGTCACCTTCATCGCCGGCCCGGCCGACAATTTCGACGCGCAGCAGCGCGAACTCGGCTACCGCGCCGCGATGGCCAAACACGCGCCGCACGCGGCGCCGGACGTATTGCCCGGCGACTTCAGCGAAGAGGCCGGCTACCGCGCCGGGCGCCAGCTGCTGGCACGAACGCCGCGGCCGCATGCCGTGTTCGCCGCCAACGACATGATGGCGGTCGGCTGCCTGTCCGCGTTCAAGGAGGCCGGTGTGGACGTGCCGCGCGATACCGCGCTGGCCGGCTTCGACGACATCCCGATTGCGCGCTACGTCACCCCGTCGCTTTGCACGGTGCGCGTACGCATCGCCGACCTGGGCCGCAGCGCGCTCGAACAACTGGCGGCGCAGCTGGAGGACCCCAGGCACGCCACGCCATCCAGTCACACGCTCGCCTGCGAGATCGTCACCCGTGCCAGCTGCGGCGGCGGGCGACCCGCGGCGTCCCAAGACGCTTCATAG
- a CDS encoding SPFH domain-containing protein, with the protein MMTLLTLLLVIPAVLAASAVRHVPADQVYSLYRRGKLVRVLGTGTHLVLPLLDRVGHKINLAGQTLHFEEPVAGARDVRGTVYWQVLEPERADPVFEQVDQLIRRGAQEALRREPDADRHDLGAKVKQSLNSALRERGMMVTRVELDVA; encoded by the coding sequence ATGATGACTTTACTGACCTTGTTGCTCGTGATTCCCGCCGTGCTGGCTGCCAGTGCGGTCAGGCACGTGCCGGCGGATCAGGTCTACAGCCTGTATCGCCGCGGCAAGCTGGTGCGGGTGCTGGGGACCGGTACGCACCTGGTGCTGCCGCTGCTGGATCGGGTCGGGCACAAGATCAACCTTGCCGGACAGACCCTGCACTTCGAGGAGCCGGTGGCCGGCGCACGGGACGTGCGCGGCACGGTGTACTGGCAGGTGCTGGAGCCGGAGCGCGCCGACCCGGTGTTCGAGCAGGTCGACCAGCTGATCCGCCGCGGTGCGCAGGAAGCCCTGCGCCGCGAGCCGGACGCGGACCGCCACGACCTCGGCGCAAAAGTGAAGCAGTCCTTGAACAGCGCGCTGCGCGAGCGCGGCATGATGGTGACCCGGGTCGAGCTCGACGTGGCCTGA
- the rsmG gene encoding 16S rRNA (guanine(527)-N(7))-methyltransferase RsmG, translated as MTTRDALQARLEQGIAALGLSLPADAVSRLLDYQALLERWNAAYNLTAVRDPAEMVTRHLLDSLAILPYVQGRTLADLGTGPGLPGIVLAIAAPGRKVLLVDSNGKKVRFLREAIRALKLDGVRALQSRVEDVEGQFDCITARAFASLADMLGWGGHLLAPDGVWLAMKGKRPDEELPGIPAGFVVRSTHELVVPGLPAERHLLQLGRAA; from the coding sequence ATGACCACCCGCGACGCCTTGCAGGCCCGACTCGAACAAGGCATCGCCGCGCTGGGCCTGTCGCTGCCGGCCGACGCGGTGTCGCGGCTGCTCGACTACCAGGCCTTGCTGGAGCGCTGGAACGCGGCCTACAACCTCACCGCGGTGCGCGACCCGGCGGAGATGGTCACCCGCCATCTGCTCGATTCGCTGGCGATCCTGCCGTACGTGCAGGGCCGGACCCTGGCCGACCTCGGCACCGGCCCCGGCCTGCCCGGCATCGTGCTGGCGATTGCCGCGCCGGGACGGAAGGTCCTGCTGGTCGATTCCAACGGCAAGAAGGTGCGCTTCCTGCGCGAGGCGATCCGCGCGCTGAAGCTGGACGGCGTGCGCGCGCTGCAATCGCGGGTGGAAGACGTGGAAGGGCAGTTCGACTGCATCACCGCGCGCGCGTTCGCCAGCCTCGCCGACATGCTTGGCTGGGGCGGCCACCTGCTGGCGCCGGACGGGGTCTGGCTGGCGATGAAGGGCAAGCGGCCGGACGAGGAACTGCCGGGCATCCCGGCCGGCTTCGTGGTGCGCAGCACGCATGAGCTGGTGGTGCCGGGGCTGCCGGCTGAGCGCCACCTGCTGCAGCTCGGCCGCGCCGCGTGA
- a CDS encoding GH1 family beta-glucosidase, which translates to MPRPGFRFPDGFHWGAATSAYQIEGSPLADGAGPSIWQRFAHTPGMMANGDTGDVACDHYRRYREDVQLMKALGLQGYRFSINWARVLPEGTGRVNPKGLDFYSRLVDALLEQGIAPNATLFHWDLPAALDDRGGWLNRDSAHWFAEYAEVMFKALDDRVPRWSTLNEPWVVTDGGYLHGALAPGHRSKYEAPIAAHNLMRASGAGIQAYRAHGKNEIGVVFNIEPKYPHSDRAEDLAATRRAHAYMNQQFADPALLGSYPPELKEIFGDAWPDFPADDFKLTKQKVDFVGINYYTRAVVKHDANQYPLQAAPVRQPNKTYTETGWEVFEQGLTDTLTWFRDRYGDIPLYITENGSAFYDPPVVEAEVLHDPLRTNYLRRHLKALHKAIEAGVNLKGYYAWSLLDNLEWSLGFSKRFGLYHVDFTTQQRTPKATAKLYAQVIASNGSVLDD; encoded by the coding sequence ATGCCCCGCCCCGGTTTTCGCTTCCCCGACGGCTTCCACTGGGGCGCCGCCACTTCCGCCTACCAGATCGAGGGCTCGCCGCTGGCCGACGGTGCCGGCCCCAGCATCTGGCAGCGCTTCGCGCACACGCCGGGGATGATGGCGAACGGCGACACCGGCGACGTCGCCTGCGACCACTACCGCCGCTATCGTGAAGACGTGCAGCTGATGAAGGCGCTGGGTCTGCAGGGCTACCGCTTCAGCATCAACTGGGCGCGCGTGCTGCCCGAAGGCACCGGCCGGGTCAATCCGAAAGGGCTGGATTTCTACTCGCGGCTGGTCGACGCATTGCTGGAGCAAGGCATCGCGCCGAACGCCACGCTGTTCCACTGGGACCTGCCGGCGGCGCTGGACGATCGCGGCGGCTGGCTCAACCGCGACAGCGCGCACTGGTTCGCCGAGTACGCCGAGGTGATGTTCAAGGCCCTGGACGACCGCGTGCCGCGCTGGTCCACGCTCAACGAACCCTGGGTGGTCACCGACGGCGGCTACCTGCACGGCGCGCTGGCGCCGGGCCATCGCAGCAAGTACGAGGCGCCGATCGCCGCGCACAACCTGATGCGCGCCAGCGGCGCCGGCATCCAGGCGTATCGCGCGCATGGAAAGAATGAGATCGGCGTGGTATTCAACATCGAGCCGAAGTACCCGCACTCGGACCGCGCCGAGGATCTGGCCGCCACCCGCCGCGCGCACGCCTACATGAACCAGCAGTTCGCCGACCCGGCGCTGCTGGGCAGCTACCCGCCCGAGCTGAAGGAGATCTTCGGCGACGCCTGGCCGGACTTCCCTGCCGACGATTTCAAACTGACGAAGCAGAAGGTCGACTTCGTCGGCATCAACTACTACACCCGCGCCGTGGTGAAGCACGACGCGAACCAGTACCCGCTGCAAGCCGCGCCGGTGCGCCAGCCCAACAAGACCTACACCGAGACCGGCTGGGAAGTGTTCGAGCAGGGCCTCACTGACACGCTGACCTGGTTCAGGGACCGCTACGGCGACATCCCGCTGTACATCACCGAAAACGGTTCTGCGTTCTACGATCCGCCGGTAGTCGAGGCCGAGGTGCTGCACGACCCGCTACGCACCAACTACCTGCGCAGGCACCTCAAGGCGCTGCACAAGGCGATCGAGGCGGGGGTGAACCTGAAGGGCTACTACGCCTGGTCGCTGCTGGACAACCTGGAGTGGTCGCTGGGTTTCTCCAAGCGCTTCGGCCTGTACCACGTCGACTTCACCACCCAGCAGCGCACGCCCAAGGCCACCGCGAAGCTGTATGCGCAGGTGATCGCAAGCAACGGCAGCGTGCTGGACGACTGA